The Calothrix sp. PCC 7507 DNA segment TTGCGGTACAGCATGACAAAAACTATACTTTTCAAACATCCTCTGAGACTGAAGCGTCAAGAGTTAATATTTAATTCTTCCATGCTCAATGCCCAATGCCCCATTCCCTTTGTATTTGACTCAACTACAAAATGTGTATATAAATACTATAGATATAACCAATATTGCCTAGAATATCGGCAATATTAGCTGAATTGTAATTACTGAATAGCAACTGGTAACAAGTTTGCTACTGATGTTTCTGTTTAGTTTATTACTAAAATTGGTAGAGGAGTGTGAGGTATCTAATGTTACACAAAAATGAAATATTGAAAGCCATAAGTAAGGGGATGCATTAGGAAGTCGGTTGAAAAACTCAAACTTATGGTTAAAGTTCAAATAGTTATAACAAAAATTTTATGGACAAATGAGTTCATCTTTCCCATAGCAATCTGGTTTTTCAGCAGAATATTCATCTGGACTACCATGTTGTTGATTGCGCCATATGTCTCGGCACAATTGGAGGGAACTCCACCCAGTTTTACCTGGGAGGTTTTCCATGCATGGGATAGTGTCCATTACAGATCAATTGTTACTTCTGGATATGAATTCATCGATGACGGCAACCAACATAATCTAGCCTTCTTTCCCCTATTTCCTTTAAGTATTTGGGTTTTGACGCGACTGGGGTTGCCATTTGAAATTGCAGGCACGCTGGTAAACAACATAGCGTTTTTTGCCGCGCTTTGGTGTTTGTATTTTTGGGTTAAGGAACATTGTGGGATCAGTGCTGCACAGTGGGCTACTACTGTGTTGGCTTGGTGTCCGATGTCTTTGTTTACGGGGGTGATTTACACAGAGGGGTTGTATTTATTTTTAAGTACAGCGGCTTTGCGTGCCTTCGATCAAAAACAATATGGCTGGACTGCGCTTTGGGGTGCAATGGCGACAGCAACACGTCCTACAGGCATGGCATTGATTTTAGCGTTGGCGATCGCATCTTGGAAAGAACGTAGACCGCTTGTTGCCTATGTTGCATCTTTGACTACTGCCACTGGAATACTTCTATTCAGTATTTATTGTGCCATTCACTTCGGACATCCCTTAGCTTTTATCCAAGCACAGCGGGGATGGCGGCCATCTTTGGGGTTTGATTGGCAAGGTTGGTTGAATATGCTGATGCAAATTCCCTTCGGTACGACAAATTGGCAGTTTGGTTGGGTTCTAGATCCTCATGGAGGAATTAAAGACCCTTGGTATCCCCTATTATTTACCATTCTTGTTGCTAGTGCTTATAGTTTATGGCGCTTCCATAAACATTTGAGTTCTGCAAAAGTGGTCTATGGCTTTTACGCTTTCGTCGGATTTTTGTTAATCTTGGCAGACGAACAGTTAATCAATAACTTGCTGAACACTTTGATGATCTTAGGTGGCAGCTATTTATTGTGGTACTTACGCCGGGAACTTACCCCAGTAACAATCATTTATGGCTTTTGTGGCTTAGGTTTGCTACTCGCTTCTGGCGGTACAATCTCTTTGAGTCGTCTGGCTTATGGCATTGTCTCCCTGAGTGTAGCTTTGGGCGTGTTATTATCTCGTCACCGCCGCCAAGGATTTTTGATGCTGGGTTTGTGTGTCATATTACTTGCCAAGTTAGCTGTAGGTTTTGCCCAAGAACTTTGGGTGGGTTAAAAATTCAAAGTTAAGAGTTAGGAGTGAGTAGTTGGGAATTCTCAGCTACTCACTCCTAATTTTTACTTATTTTTTTGTCTATCCATGTACTCTCATGTCCATGCTTCTCTGATAACATACAACTGAATGATAAGAATTCAGAATCCAGACTGAACTTTGACTCCTCTAATTACGTCTATCTAATACTGATTACAGAAAAGAGTGCTGGTGCTTTGTCTGTATAATTTTTCACCATAAAAAGATTTCGTGAGTTTTGAAAATTAGACAAAATTTATGACGAAAACCTCAGACAAGGAATTATTAAAACTAGTCAAAAATCATTCCAATAGGGCATTAAACTCTCTGCAATATCCAGTCATAAGATATTTAGTTATAGGCATTATATTCGCAGTACTCATCCGATGGCTTTGTTATCCCAATAAATCGGTAGATTATAAGTATTTCTTAGATCCTTGGTACGATTTCATCGTGTCTCATGGTGGATTTAGTGCTTTAAAATATGGTTTTGCTGACTATACCCCTCCTTATCTCTACTGGATTTTAATTGCGGCTACTCTCCTTTCTGGATTGCCAAAAATCTTGGCAATAAAGCTTTTTGCTATGTCTGTTGATTTTGTTTGTGCTTTTTTGGTTTACAAAATTGTCAGACTAAAATACCCAGAAAATAACAAACCAATCTATGCTTTTTTGGCAATTATATTAAGTCCTACTGTCATTTATAATAGCGCTCTTTGGGGTCAATGTGATGTTATTTATACAACGGGGCTAATCGCCTGTATTTATTTTTTATCTATTAAAAAACAAGTTCCAGCATTAATTAGCATAGGTCTAGCAGTTTCTTTTAAATTGCAAGCGATGTTTTTATCACCTTTATTATTAATTTTATTAATTAAAAAAAGAATTTCTTGGTATTATTTACCATTGGTTCCAGCAACATATGTAGTCGCCATGTCACCAGCTTGGTTTGCTGGCAGGCCAATGTCAGAATTGCTGTTAGTTTACTTTAAACAAGCTAATACATATAAAGAACTGGCTAAAAATGTACCTAATCTTTATCAATGGATTCCTAACAACTTTTATAGTATTGTCGTTCCTATAGGCTTAATTACAACTGTATTTTCAATATTCTTATTGGCATATTTAGTTTATAAAAGTAAGCTAAAAATTACTCAAGATAGATTGATATATTTAGCTACCCTATCAGTTTTGTTTATGCCGTATATTCTACCCAAAATGCATGAAAGATATTTCTATCCGGCTGATATCTGTTCTATTATCTTCGCCTTTTACTTTCCCCAATATGCTTGGGTAGCGGTATCGGTGCAGATGGCATCATTTGTTAGCTATTTGGGAACGCCTCTATATATTCAAATATTTTCTATACCTTTGGGTTTTACACTTTGGTTTGTGGTGCAAAACTGTGACATGATTTATCCGAAATTAAAAGCTAATCTTTCTCTAAATACTAATAATAAGCTGTAGTATGAGCAGATGGATTAAAGTCATAGAAAAAATACAAAGACACAATACTATTGTTGTCATCATCAGTATTAGTGCCTTGGTTTTGTTTGTATCTAGCAGCCTTAGACATGAGTTATTTAATTCATCTGGAGATTTAGCATTTTTTGACCAAGGTATTTATTTAATTAGTCAGGGACAACTACCAATTTCTTCTATACTTGGTTTTCACCTGCTGTCAGATCATGCTGCTTGGATTTTATATTTTTTGGCTTTACTGTACAAAATTTATCCTAGTGTTTATTGGCTATTTGCAATCCAGTCTGGTGCTTTAGCTTTAGGTGCTTTACCTACATATTTGCTGGCGCTACAAGCTGGTTTAAAAGAAAGTCAAGCAGTCGCAATGGTAGCTGTATACCTACTGTATCCGGTGGTGTATAACAGCAATTTGTGTGATTTTCATCCAGATGCGATCGCTGTTCTCGCACTTTTGACAGCAGTTTTTGCTGCAAGATCGAGAAAACTAGCTTGGTTTTGCGTCAGTGTGCTGGTGGTGTTGGGCTGTAAGGCTGTACTTTCCTTGACTGTAGTGGCTATGGGGGTGTGGCTACTATTTTTTGAACAGCGGCGTTTGTATGGTGCGATCGCCATTATTAGCGGTATAGCTTGGTTTTTGATTGCCAATAATGTGATTATTCCATTTTTTGGCAGCGAATCAGCATTAATCCAGCGTCATTTTTATCGCTATAGCTATCTGGGAAAATCTTTTCCCGAAATGGTACAAATTTTACTATCCCATCCAGAAGTTATTTTCAGCAATATTTTTTCAGCTATCAATTTAGAATATTTGTTTTTTTTATTTGTACCTGTCATTTGGGCTTTAAAACCACAATGCATGATACCTTTGATAGGAGCAATTCCTTGTGTAGTGTTGAATCTACTTGCTGATCATCCGTCACAAAAAAATCTAGTTTTGCATTATTCTTTACCAGCTATCCCATTTCTTATGCTAGCCGTAATTGCTAGCCTAGCAACAGGTAAAGCATGGATACAACAAAAAAGATTGATTGTTTTGTGGTCATTGGTGGGATTTTTAGCTTTAGGTAAATTTGGATTCTTCACCTCAAGATATATAGAAAATTGGGACAATTGGCAAGCTACAAAAGATGCGATCGCTCTAATTAAAACTCAAGATACCGTTCTGACAACAGACATTATTACCCCACATTTAACCCATAGAAAGTTGATTAGTTTCAAATATGATAAATCTCAACAATCCGATGAATTAGATACCTTTAAGTATATATTACTCAATGTCCGCCATCCAGGTTGGGCTGCAACCTCAGAATCTTATCAATACTTAGTCAATAATCTGAAAAATCAGTCACAATATAAATTGGAATATCAACGCGATGACGTTTACTTGTTTGTGAAGTAGTAAAGCTAAGAATCAGCCTAAGTAGCAGCCTGAAAAATTTGTTCAGCAGTTAAATTCAACTCAGGAAAGGTTGGTGATACTATTTTGTCACTACCTCTAAATTGGTTAACTTGATACTCACCCTCAATCAATGAGCAAATTGATATAGTAGGCTGTTTTGGATTACCCACATATTTATAAGCACCAAGCGCAAGGTAATCTACTATCCAATATTCATTAATTCCGAGTTCCTCATAATCACCATATTTCCTATAGTAATCAACTCGCCAGTTAGTACTAACTACTTCAATAGCTAATGGAATTGAATCACCTTTAGTAACAGTAGATTCTTTTTTCCATAACGGTTCATCTACCAACTTAGAACGATTGAGGAATAACACATCTGGCAAATAGGCTGATTCACTTTCGGGTAGTTTTACCAATGCTTTATTAGGAATCAAGTAAGGAAGATTTAATCGTTTACATTCAACAGCTAAATCTATAGTCAAAAAACCTGTAACTTCTTCATGTCCTCCCAATGGCTGCGACATCTCAATAATTACTCCATCATGTAATTCATATCGTTTATCTTCAGGTTTCCACTCTATAAATTCTGCAAAAGTTACTGTTTTTTTTAAAGCTTGAACCATAATTTACCCTCATTTTCAATATTTTAGGGGACTGAGAAAATCTTTTAAACTATCTTCTGGCAGGGGTAAGTTAAAGTCGGGGGAGATGACTACTTTACCACGATCTAATCCGGGAATCCGGGGTATTGGCTGCTGGGAAACAGGCACAATACGGGCGATAGGAGTGCCAGCTTGAGAAAGAATAACCTCTTCTCCCGACAAAACTCGACGGAGTAATTCTCCAAGTTCAGCTAAGTTTGTAGGAAGTTCTGTACTATACATTGCTAGAACTAATTGGTGGCGAAATCAGCATAAATCCTTTAGCTTCTCCTATAATTTTACTATTAGTTAGATTTATTTTCACTAAAGCCTGTTGATCTAACAGCAAATAAGATTTCTTAGACAACATTTTTTGTAAAACTGGCACACTTTCAGCAATCACTTTGCAATCACTATAAAAGTCTAAACTAGGACGACTATAAGCAAAAGAAGTATAGATTGTTGTTCCTGGTGAGACATGTTGGCGAATTAATTCTGCAACTGGTTTAACTGGGAAGGCTTCGTTTAATTCCCATATCCAGGATTGGGAACTGACTAATAGCAATAAAACTAGATACATACCTGAAAATAAAACTGGAATAAAATTGCGATCGCTCTTTTTTACAAGCCATGTTACTATCGCCATACTGATTGACAAAACAATACTCATGACGATTAACACAGGCTGAGGATCGACCATGACAAAGTAAGCACAGCCTCCTAAACCAGCAATAGCGATGATAGCAAAAAATATTGCCCAATTTAGTCCCTTAAACTTACTTAGCTGCCAAATCACACTTAATTTTGCCCCAATTGCTAAAGCTAAAAACGGATAAACAGGCATCACATACCACGGTAGTTTAGTTCCCATCAAAGAAATAGTTAAGAAATAAACTATTGTGCCTATCAGAACTAAAGCAGCCCAGCTAGTATGACGTTTTTTCCAAGCTAAATAAAACCCTCCTGGTAAAAACAACAGCCAGGGAAAACCATATTTAAGTACCTCAATTAAATAGTACCAGGGCGGGCCATTATGACCTTCTACTGCTTGTCCAAGACGGTTAAATGATTGGTCTTGAAAATGGACTTGTAAGAAAGTGTTACCATAATGTTGCCATTGAGCCACATACCATGCTACGGCAGGAGCATTTCCTAATAATATTCCTGCCCATAAATAGGGACTTTTTAACAATATTATTTGTCGATTTACCAGCAGAAACAAACCAGCTATCGCTCCCAATACCAGCACTAAAATCCCTTTGGTTAGGGTAATTAATCCCAAACAAAAACCTATACCAAGCGCATATTTTTGGTTATGACGAGATTTTAAAAGACAGAATAATAATAGTAGAAAAAAAGAAATAGTCATACCATCTAACATTGCTAGTCTGCCATGACGTACGACAGGTAACATTGTCAAGTACACTAAAGCAGCAAACAAAGCTGGCAAACTTTGATTAAAAACTAAACGTCCCACTAAATAAAGTAAAGGAATTCCCAAAGCTGTTAATATCGCACCAGGAAATCTGGTAGTAAATTCTTGCACTCCTCCTAGCTGATAGCACAATGCAATTAACCATTGCATTAAAGGCGGCTTGAGCATAAATGGTTCGCCTTGGAGGGTAGGATAAAGCCAGTTACCAGCACGGTAAATTTCTCTAGCGACGATCGCATAAGTTCCTTCATCCCAGTCTCGTAAGGGTAAATTTCCCAAAAATAGGAGGAACAAAGCCAGAGATGCTAGCAACAAGGCTAATAACCATTCTTTTTCTTTGAAGGGATACATATTTCAAGTTTTAAAAATGGACTATTGGTAAAAATTTCATGATATTTGTGACAGTTTTTAAAGTTTTTAGCTCAGGTATATCTGGTTGCAATTTTTCGGCGATCGCTAATTTTGGTTCAGCTTCTCTGGGTTGAAAGTTATATAAATAAATAAAAGCTAAATAAAGCCATGTGTAAGGATTTTGAGCATCATATTTAGTTAATTCCGTTAAATTTTGGATTAATTCGGGGACTTGGCGCTGTAAAAGTTGTGAAAGTAATAGAGTGTAGCGCCAATTGAGATTATTTGGTTCATTTTGCAGGCGATAATTAGCTGCTATTGCAATTTGTTTTAAATAATCTTGAGTAGGATCATATTGATTGAAATTATCTATTTGCACAAATATATTATCTAATTTACCCTTTTGTAACTCTATTGCCAATTGTGACATCCGAGAAACTAAGTCTAATGGTTGTGATTTTTCTACTTTGCTTTCATTTGTTACATTTACAGCAATATTAGGAATATTTAAAGGTGTAATTTTCGAGTTTCTTCTATCTAAGTAGAGCGCTGATAGTTGATATTTTCCGAGCGGTAGCGTTTTGGGGACAAATGTGGCAATATTTTCATTTACCCGGAAACTTCCTTGAGGGTGGCATTTGATACCACAGTACGCATTGCCTAGAGCGATCGCATGATCGTGATACCAGGATGATTGCTCACTTTGCCATTTTAAAAGCAATAAACCATTTTGCAAATCATCCCACGAACCTGTTATTTGATATTTAACTGGGTTATTTTGATTTACTACTACTTGGTTAGGAATTATTGCTTTTTCTAGAGCGATCGGAGAATTGGTATCACTTAATTTTTCGATAACCACATCAGGATTTTTACGGTGATATATTCTTAATTTATCCTTATTAGGTAATAACCATTCACTCTGTAATTTTAAATCAGGAGAAGATTCCACCAAAGATTTTAATTTCCGTTTAGTTTCTCCTCTTTCTCCCGGTTCATCTGGTTCATTATCTCTAGTGACATACCAAGAAAAATATTGTAAATCTTGAGCCACTTGAGATAATTTTGTAGTTAATTTTCTCCCATATACGCGAAAATCCGCTAATGTCCCAAAATAATCTAAAGTAAACTCATTAACTTGGGGTGTAGAAACCGGAATTACTCCTAAAGTTGACCTTAAATATGGATTTGTTTGGTTAATCTTATCCATTAACTGAGCAAGGGGATATTTTTTAGCTTCATCATTGGGCAAATGTTTTCCTCCCCATGCTTGAATTAGCGGTAAAGGAAACAAATTATTAAGTAACACTATGCCACTTAATACAAGAGTTGCTAATCTCAATCTATCAAATAATATATTTTCAATTAAATTAAATAAATCAGCCAAAATTACACTAATTATCGGAAAGCATGGCAATATAAACCTGATATCTTTGTTTGTGCCCAAAGAACAAATTATATAACTACTTAATAGAAAAACTAGCAACCAAATCCGAGCCGATGTTCTCAGATTTGCTGCAATTAAATTACTACTAACCCGATATTTAATGAGATAAACCAAGAAAATACCAATGCTCACAGATAATATTGGTAAGCCAACACTTTCTGAGAGCAATTGTGGATAATATAACCACCCAGCAATAGTTGTAGGAGCCGGATCACCCTCCCCTTTCCCGACTTGGTTAGCGTTTAATGCGGATGTAATAATCGTTAACCAATTTAAACCATACCAAAAACCACAAATTAACCAAGCTAAAATTAAAGATAACCCCGTTTGAATTAGCTTAATAAATTTACGGTTTTTAATAAAACTAATTAATGTCCAGATACTAGGAACTAAAATAAAAATAAAGCCCGTAGGTTTAGCCAACATGATTAACCCTATTCCTAATCCTAGGATGATAGTTAATCCCCATGACAAAAATCTAGTATAGTTATCTTTCCAAATTGTTAAAACTGTGAAAGTTAGTGTAACAATTGCCGTTAACCCATAATCTAATAAATAATCTGTCCGCATAATTCCCAGAATTGGAAATAACAGACAAAACATGCTGGCGGTTATACCAATTTTGCGGTTTTGAAATAAATAATTACCTAAATGATATACTGATACTATAATTAATGCGGTATATAACAAGTTAACTAAACTCGCTTGATCGTATCCCCTACCGAACAATACTAAGAACGGTACGGTGCAAATATATACAAAAGGAGCGCGGTAACTGGGAGTTAATTGCCACAGAGATAACCACCAGTCTCCGGATAAGATATTGAAGTGTTGAAAAATTCTATAATGATGTAATGCTGTCGTTAAATGTGCGCTTTGATCATAATATGGTATAGATTCATCTAAGAAAAACCACATTCTATCTATAACTAATCCCACCAACCAAATTATTAAGAGGATTATATAATCTCTCTTAAGTTTAGAATGATTCATATTTATTTGATAGCAAAATAAAATTCAACCAAATCTTACCATCTGCTTCAGACAATGTATAGTTAAATATCAAAGACTTGATATAGGACTCGTAATTTTTTTTGAAAAAACTTAGTATAGTTTGAAAAGCTTTCTTTCCCATTGCCTATTGCCTAAAAAAGCTTAATTATAAGTTGCTACCAAATAAACAATCACAGTGAATCAGCCCATCTACTCTTTAGTCATCCCCATTTATAACGAAGAAGAAAATATTACAGAAATGTACCGCCGTCTGATTAATGTTATGGAACAGTTAGACGGCGAGGCTGAATTGATTTTAATTGATGATGGAAGCCGCGATCGCTCTTTAAGTATGATTCGTGAACTCCACCAGCGCGATAGCCGAGTGCTATACCTCAGTCTAGCTCGGAATTTTGGTCATCAAATCGCTGTCACGGCCGGTTTGAACTTTGTTCAAGGGAAAAGCGTCATTGTCATGGATGCCGATTTGCAAGATCCTCCAGAGCTAATTTTAACGATGATTGAAAAATGGCAAGAAGGCTACCAAGTAGTTTATGCTCAACGTTTAGCTCGCAAAAAAGAAAGCTGGCTGAAACGTTTTACAGCCTATGCCTTTTATCGCATTCTCCGGCGCTTGGCTAACGTAGACATACCCGCAGATACAGGAGATTTCTGCTTGATGGATCGTCAAGTAGTAGATATCCTCAATGCTATGCCTGAGCGTAACCGCTACATTCGCGGCTTACGTGCTTGGGTGGGTTTCCGGCAGACAGCCGTACATTTTGAACGCGATCCTCGGTTTGCTGGAGAAGTTAAATATACATTCGGCAAATCTTGGGCTTTAGCGGTTGACGGAATTATTTCCTTCTCAAAAGTTCCCTTAAGGCTAGCAACTTATTTAGGAATGCTGTCAGCTGCGGCGGCTCTATTAATGATTTTGCTAGTACTATATTGGCGCTTATTTGACCCAGTTTCTCCATTAATTGGGTTTACATTAATTACACTTGCGATGTTTTTCCTAGGTTCTGTGCAATTAATTTGTATTGGTATTCTAGGCGAGTATATTGGTCGGATTTATGAAGAAGTGAAAGGTCGTCCTATTTATACATTAAAAGAAACTGGAGGTTTTGTTAAAGCGTCAGAAATATCAGCTAAATAAACCATCATCAGATAATTCAAAAGTCAGGAGCAAAATGTATTTTATCTCGCATGTATTTGAGCAACCTGTAAATTACTGTAAATATTCTTCTTGATAAAAACTCTATTCTTTTACGAGTAGAGTATTCTGATACCAATTTAAAAAAAGAAGGCGACAGATGGAATGAGCAGAAGCTTATACAGTAGCTCTCTGACAATCCAAAATCGTTCGACTGAGAGACTTGTGCCGACTTGTACTGAGCGTAGCCGAAGTAGCGAAGCCGAGGTAAGTCGAAGTCTAAAATCCAAAATGGTATGACTCCTTCTTTATCTGTAAAATATCAAGGAAATCTCTGTGACACCACAAGAATTTAGTTTATTACTGATTTCAGTTCTCATTAGTGTAGCAGGGCAGTTTTTTTTAAAGATGGGTGCAATTAAATTAGGCAGAGTTCATGCAGGGAATGCTATCAGTCACATTTTTAGCATGATGACAATACCTGAACTTTTAATAGGCCTTACTTGCTATGCTCTTGGTGCTGTAGCATACATCTTGCTTTTAACTAGAGTCAACCTAAGTGTAGCTGCTCCCGCAGTATCAATAGGTTATATCTTCTCGGTATTACTGGGCTATTGGATTTTACAAGAATCCATTTCATTAGTCCGTCTATTAGGCTTGAGCTTGATTGTGACTGGAGTGATATTAGTAGTCTGGCGAAAGTAAAATCAAATAACTGCGGCAAGTTTCCTAAATCTGTAATTAAAAATCTTAGGAATTGTTGTATTAAATATTACTTTTTGTAAATTATTCAGTGATTTAACGAATTCAGTATTCAGTATAGTAATATACAATTTTTATCTTGATTTATGATGCTGAGTAAATATTAAGTATTTACCCAAAAAAAAATTACATATTGAATTGTCATATTAATTATGCAATCATTTCTATTCACCTATTTTTGACGGTGGCAGGTAAAAATTTCCTGGGAATAGAAAATTTAACTTTTTCTTAAAAAGGAAGCGATGACAGACAGCCGTAGAATGTACATAGTCGGCGATAAAACTGATAATTCCTGGGAATATATTTGGTTAGATACTCTGCTTTTAATCTCAATCATTTAGCTAACACACCTCGTAAAAAAAGGCGCAACATCTGAGATGGTTGATACCAACAGATAATTAGTTGCCGAAGCAATAAGTTTATGAGGAAAGAGGGATGAGCAAACTCATCGCTTTTGGTGAAATAATTTGTAGAGATGCGGTCTATCGATCAATCATTCTGTTTCATAAAGCTACCTGTAGAATAAGTGGCAGCACAAGCTATATCCCTTGTGCGCGAGCTATCTGAGATTAAACAGGAGTATGTATTTTATGGGCAGGGTTAT contains these protein-coding regions:
- a CDS encoding mannosyltransferase family protein, translating into MVKVQIVITKILWTNEFIFPIAIWFFSRIFIWTTMLLIAPYVSAQLEGTPPSFTWEVFHAWDSVHYRSIVTSGYEFIDDGNQHNLAFFPLFPLSIWVLTRLGLPFEIAGTLVNNIAFFAALWCLYFWVKEHCGISAAQWATTVLAWCPMSLFTGVIYTEGLYLFLSTAALRAFDQKQYGWTALWGAMATATRPTGMALILALAIASWKERRPLVAYVASLTTATGILLFSIYCAIHFGHPLAFIQAQRGWRPSLGFDWQGWLNMLMQIPFGTTNWQFGWVLDPHGGIKDPWYPLLFTILVASAYSLWRFHKHLSSAKVVYGFYAFVGFLLILADEQLINNLLNTLMILGGSYLLWYLRRELTPVTIIYGFCGLGLLLASGGTISLSRLAYGIVSLSVALGVLLSRHRRQGFLMLGLCVILLAKLAVGFAQELWVG
- a CDS encoding DUF2079 domain-containing protein, whose protein sequence is MSRWIKVIEKIQRHNTIVVIISISALVLFVSSSLRHELFNSSGDLAFFDQGIYLISQGQLPISSILGFHLLSDHAAWILYFLALLYKIYPSVYWLFAIQSGALALGALPTYLLALQAGLKESQAVAMVAVYLLYPVVYNSNLCDFHPDAIAVLALLTAVFAARSRKLAWFCVSVLVVLGCKAVLSLTVVAMGVWLLFFEQRRLYGAIAIISGIAWFLIANNVIIPFFGSESALIQRHFYRYSYLGKSFPEMVQILLSHPEVIFSNIFSAINLEYLFFLFVPVIWALKPQCMIPLIGAIPCVVLNLLADHPSQKNLVLHYSLPAIPFLMLAVIASLATGKAWIQQKRLIVLWSLVGFLALGKFGFFTSRYIENWDNWQATKDAIALIKTQDTVLTTDIITPHLTHRKLISFKYDKSQQSDELDTFKYILLNVRHPGWAATSESYQYLVNNLKNQSQYKLEYQRDDVYLFVK
- a CDS encoding Uma2 family endonuclease, with the translated sequence MVQALKKTVTFAEFIEWKPEDKRYELHDGVIIEMSQPLGGHEEVTGFLTIDLAVECKRLNLPYLIPNKALVKLPESESAYLPDVLFLNRSKLVDEPLWKKESTVTKGDSIPLAIEVVSTNWRVDYYRKYGDYEELGINEYWIVDYLALGAYKYVGNPKQPTISICSLIEGEYQVNQFRGSDKIVSPTFPELNLTAEQIFQAAT
- a CDS encoding type II toxin-antitoxin system Phd/YefM family antitoxin, translated to MYSTELPTNLAELGELLRRVLSGEEVILSQAGTPIARIVPVSQQPIPRIPGLDRGKVVISPDFNLPLPEDSLKDFLSPLKY
- a CDS encoding glycosyltransferase family 39 protein — its product is MYPFKEKEWLLALLLASLALFLLFLGNLPLRDWDEGTYAIVAREIYRAGNWLYPTLQGEPFMLKPPLMQWLIALCYQLGGVQEFTTRFPGAILTALGIPLLYLVGRLVFNQSLPALFAALVYLTMLPVVRHGRLAMLDGMTISFFLLLLFCLLKSRHNQKYALGIGFCLGLITLTKGILVLVLGAIAGLFLLVNRQIILLKSPYLWAGILLGNAPAVAWYVAQWQHYGNTFLQVHFQDQSFNRLGQAVEGHNGPPWYYLIEVLKYGFPWLLFLPGGFYLAWKKRHTSWAALVLIGTIVYFLTISLMGTKLPWYVMPVYPFLALAIGAKLSVIWQLSKFKGLNWAIFFAIIAIAGLGGCAYFVMVDPQPVLIVMSIVLSISMAIVTWLVKKSDRNFIPVLFSGMYLVLLLLVSSQSWIWELNEAFPVKPVAELIRQHVSPGTTIYTSFAYSRPSLDFYSDCKVIAESVPVLQKMLSKKSYLLLDQQALVKINLTNSKIIGEAKGFMLISPPISSSNV
- a CDS encoding glycosyltransferase family 39 protein, which encodes MNHSKLKRDYIILLIIWLVGLVIDRMWFFLDESIPYYDQSAHLTTALHHYRIFQHFNILSGDWWLSLWQLTPSYRAPFVYICTVPFLVLFGRGYDQASLVNLLYTALIIVSVYHLGNYLFQNRKIGITASMFCLLFPILGIMRTDYLLDYGLTAIVTLTFTVLTIWKDNYTRFLSWGLTIILGLGIGLIMLAKPTGFIFILVPSIWTLISFIKNRKFIKLIQTGLSLILAWLICGFWYGLNWLTIITSALNANQVGKGEGDPAPTTIAGWLYYPQLLSESVGLPILSVSIGIFLVYLIKYRVSSNLIAANLRTSARIWLLVFLLSSYIICSLGTNKDIRFILPCFPIISVILADLFNLIENILFDRLRLATLVLSGIVLLNNLFPLPLIQAWGGKHLPNDEAKKYPLAQLMDKINQTNPYLRSTLGVIPVSTPQVNEFTLDYFGTLADFRVYGRKLTTKLSQVAQDLQYFSWYVTRDNEPDEPGERGETKRKLKSLVESSPDLKLQSEWLLPNKDKLRIYHRKNPDVVIEKLSDTNSPIALEKAIIPNQVVVNQNNPVKYQITGSWDDLQNGLLLLKWQSEQSSWYHDHAIALGNAYCGIKCHPQGSFRVNENIATFVPKTLPLGKYQLSALYLDRRNSKITPLNIPNIAVNVTNESKVEKSQPLDLVSRMSQLAIELQKGKLDNIFVQIDNFNQYDPTQDYLKQIAIAANYRLQNEPNNLNWRYTLLLSQLLQRQVPELIQNLTELTKYDAQNPYTWLYLAFIYLYNFQPREAEPKLAIAEKLQPDIPELKTLKTVTNIMKFLPIVHF
- a CDS encoding glycosyltransferase family 2 protein — translated: MNQPIYSLVIPIYNEEENITEMYRRLINVMEQLDGEAELILIDDGSRDRSLSMIRELHQRDSRVLYLSLARNFGHQIAVTAGLNFVQGKSVIVMDADLQDPPELILTMIEKWQEGYQVVYAQRLARKKESWLKRFTAYAFYRILRRLANVDIPADTGDFCLMDRQVVDILNAMPERNRYIRGLRAWVGFRQTAVHFERDPRFAGEVKYTFGKSWALAVDGIISFSKVPLRLATYLGMLSAAAALLMILLVLYWRLFDPVSPLIGFTLITLAMFFLGSVQLICIGILGEYIGRIYEEVKGRPIYTLKETGGFVKASEISAK
- a CDS encoding EamA family transporter — protein: MTPQEFSLLLISVLISVAGQFFLKMGAIKLGRVHAGNAISHIFSMMTIPELLIGLTCYALGAVAYILLLTRVNLSVAAPAVSIGYIFSVLLGYWILQESISLVRLLGLSLIVTGVILVVWRK